In the genome of Cronobacter malonaticus LMG 23826, one region contains:
- the mtlR gene encoding mannitol operon repressor MtlR — protein sequence MQAMMEETQAFENRVLERLNAGKTVRSFLIAAVELLTEAVNILVLQVFRKDDYAVKYAVEPLLDGSGPLGDLSVRLKLIYGLGVISRAEYEDCELLMALREELNHDGNDYAFTDDEILGPFGELHCVVALPPAPPALESSDPQLIQMQQQRYQQVVRSTMVLSLTELLSRISLKKAFQK from the coding sequence ATGCAGGCAATGATGGAAGAAACCCAGGCCTTTGAAAACCGTGTGCTTGAGCGTCTGAATGCTGGCAAAACCGTAAGAAGTTTTTTGATCGCAGCCGTAGAGTTGCTCACCGAGGCGGTCAATATTCTGGTGTTGCAGGTGTTCCGTAAAGACGACTACGCGGTCAAATACGCCGTTGAGCCGTTGCTCGACGGCAGCGGCCCGCTGGGCGATCTCTCCGTGCGCCTGAAGCTGATTTACGGGCTCGGCGTGATAAGCCGCGCCGAATATGAAGACTGCGAACTGCTGATGGCGCTGCGTGAAGAACTCAATCACGACGGCAATGACTACGCCTTTACCGACGACGAAATTCTCGGCCCCTTCGGCGAACTGCACTGCGTCGTCGCGCTGCCCCCGGCACCGCCCGCGCTTGAAAGCAGCGATCCGCAGCTTATCCAGATGCAACAGCAGCGCTACCAGCAGGTGGTGCGCTCCACCATGGTCCTTTCCCTGACCGAACTGCTCTCAAGGATCAGCTTAAAAAAAGCCTTCCAGAAGTAG
- the selA gene encoding L-seryl-tRNA(Sec) selenium transferase: MTTDSRLLYSQLPATDRLLRDSAFQPLLDTYGHTRVVNTLRAMQEAARLAIRERQALPSWCDDWPAAAAERLARGSQSALRPVFNLTGTVLHTNLGRALQAEEAVEAVARAMRSPVTLEYDAEGGERGHRDRALAELLCELTGAEDACIVNNNAAAVLLMLAALGAGKEVIVSRGELVEIGGAFRIPDVMRQAGCQLVEVGTTNRTHLRDYLDAVGEQTALLMKVHTSNYQIEGFTKAVDAAELAQASTLPVIVDLGSGSLIDLSQYGLPKEPMPQEALAAGASLVSFSGDKLPGGPQAGIIVGKKALIAALQKHPLKRALRADKMTLAALDATLRLYLHPEKLAERLPTLRLLTRQASDINEQAQRLRPALEARYGDEFQIDVTPCLSQIGSGSLPVDRLPGAALTFTPRDGRGSRLESLAARWRRLPVPVIGRVGDGRLWLDLRCLEDEAGLMEMLLQ; the protein is encoded by the coding sequence ATGACGACCGATTCCCGTCTGCTTTACAGCCAGCTTCCCGCCACCGACCGCCTGCTGCGCGACAGCGCGTTCCAGCCGTTGCTGGACACCTACGGCCATACCCGCGTGGTCAACACCCTTCGCGCGATGCAGGAGGCGGCGCGGCTCGCCATTCGCGAACGCCAGGCGCTGCCCTCATGGTGCGACGACTGGCCTGCGGCGGCGGCCGAGCGGCTGGCGCGCGGTTCGCAAAGCGCGCTGCGCCCGGTTTTTAATCTTACCGGGACGGTGCTGCACACCAATCTTGGCCGCGCGTTGCAGGCGGAAGAAGCGGTTGAAGCGGTCGCCCGCGCCATGCGCTCGCCCGTGACGCTGGAGTATGACGCCGAAGGCGGCGAGCGCGGCCACCGCGACCGCGCGCTGGCGGAGCTACTCTGTGAACTTACCGGCGCGGAAGACGCCTGTATCGTTAATAACAACGCGGCGGCGGTGTTGCTGATGCTGGCGGCGCTGGGCGCAGGCAAAGAGGTGATCGTGTCGCGCGGCGAGCTGGTGGAGATTGGCGGCGCGTTTCGTATCCCGGATGTGATGCGTCAGGCGGGCTGTCAGCTGGTGGAAGTGGGTACGACCAACCGCACGCACCTGCGCGATTATCTCGATGCTGTCGGCGAACAGACCGCGCTGCTGATGAAAGTGCACACCAGTAATTACCAGATTGAAGGCTTTACCAAAGCCGTGGACGCCGCCGAGCTGGCGCAGGCGTCGACGCTTCCGGTGATCGTCGATCTTGGCAGCGGTTCGCTTATCGATCTCAGCCAGTATGGGCTGCCGAAAGAGCCGATGCCGCAGGAGGCGCTGGCCGCCGGGGCGAGTCTGGTGAGCTTTTCCGGCGATAAACTGCCGGGCGGGCCGCAGGCGGGGATTATCGTCGGCAAAAAGGCGCTTATCGCGGCGCTTCAGAAACACCCGCTCAAGCGCGCGCTGCGCGCCGACAAAATGACGCTGGCGGCGCTCGACGCCACGCTGCGCCTTTATCTGCACCCGGAAAAACTCGCCGAACGGCTGCCGACCCTGCGGCTGCTGACGCGTCAGGCGTCTGACATTAACGAACAGGCGCAGCGCCTGCGCCCGGCGCTGGAGGCCCGCTACGGCGACGAGTTTCAGATAGACGTGACGCCCTGCCTGTCGCAGATCGGCAGCGGCTCGCTGCCGGTCGACCGCCTTCCGGGGGCTGCGCTCACGTTCACCCCGCGCGACGGGCGCGGCAGCCGACTTGAGTCGCTCGCCGCCCGCTGGCGCCGTCTGCCGGTGCCGGTTATCGGGCGCGTGGGCGACGGGCGGTTATGGCTCGATTTACGCTGCCTTGAAGACGAGGCAGGACTGATGGAGATGTTGTTGCAATGA
- the tpiA gene encoding triose-phosphate isomerase, which translates to MRHPLVMGNWKLNGSRHMVNELVANLRKELAGVSGCDVAIAPPAMYLDLAKQAAAGSHIILGAQNVDVNLSGAFTGETSAEMLKDIGAKYIIIGHSERRTYHAESDELIAKKFAVLKAQGLVPVLCIGETEAENEAGKTEEVCARQIDAVLKTQGAAAFEGVVIAYEPVWAIGTGKSATPAQAQAVHKFIRDHIAKADAKIAEQVIIQYGGSVNAANAAELFTQPDIDGALVGGASLKADAFAVIVKAAEEAKKA; encoded by the coding sequence ATGCGACATCCTTTAGTGATGGGTAACTGGAAACTGAACGGCAGCCGCCACATGGTAAACGAGCTGGTAGCTAACCTGCGTAAAGAGCTGGCTGGCGTATCTGGCTGCGACGTAGCGATCGCCCCGCCGGCGATGTATCTGGATCTGGCAAAGCAGGCTGCTGCTGGCAGCCACATCATTCTTGGTGCCCAGAACGTCGACGTTAACCTCTCCGGCGCGTTCACCGGTGAAACTTCCGCTGAAATGCTTAAAGACATCGGCGCGAAATACATCATTATCGGCCACTCCGAGCGTCGTACTTACCACGCGGAATCTGACGAGCTGATCGCGAAAAAATTCGCCGTGCTGAAAGCGCAGGGTCTGGTGCCGGTACTGTGCATCGGTGAAACCGAAGCTGAAAACGAAGCGGGCAAAACGGAAGAAGTCTGCGCACGTCAGATCGACGCTGTGCTGAAAACCCAGGGCGCTGCGGCGTTTGAAGGCGTTGTGATTGCTTACGAACCGGTATGGGCTATCGGTACCGGCAAATCCGCTACTCCGGCGCAGGCTCAGGCGGTTCACAAATTCATCCGTGACCACATTGCCAAAGCCGACGCGAAAATCGCCGAGCAGGTTATTATTCAGTACGGCGGCTCTGTGAACGCGGCTAACGCGGCAGAACTGTTCACCCAGCCGGACATCGACGGCGCGCTGGTAGGCGGTGCCTC
- the fpr gene encoding ferredoxin--NADP(+) reductase has product MADWVTGKVVRVQHWTDSLFSLVVHAPVAPFTAGQFTKLGLEIDGERVQRAYSYVNAPGNPDLEFYLVTVPEGKLSPRLHAMQPGDEVMVVSDAAGFFVLEEIPECETLWMLATGTAIGPYLSILQEGKDLERFKNIVLVHAVRYAQDLSYLPLMLELQQRYEGKLRVQTVVSRETVSGSLTGRVPALIESGALEEAIGLPMDTATSHVMLCGNPQMVRDTQQLLKDTRQMAKHLRRRPGHMTAEHYW; this is encoded by the coding sequence ATGGCGGATTGGGTTACAGGTAAAGTGGTTCGGGTTCAGCACTGGACCGATTCTCTCTTCAGTCTCGTGGTTCACGCCCCTGTCGCGCCTTTCACCGCCGGACAATTCACCAAGCTGGGCCTTGAGATTGACGGCGAGCGCGTGCAGCGCGCCTATTCTTACGTCAACGCGCCGGGCAACCCGGATCTGGAGTTTTACCTGGTGACGGTGCCGGAAGGCAAACTCAGCCCGCGGCTACACGCGATGCAGCCAGGTGATGAGGTGATGGTGGTGAGCGACGCGGCGGGCTTTTTCGTGCTGGAAGAAATTCCCGAGTGCGAGACGTTATGGATGCTGGCGACCGGCACGGCCATCGGCCCGTATCTGTCGATTTTACAGGAAGGCAAAGATCTCGAGCGCTTCAAAAATATCGTGCTGGTGCATGCGGTGCGCTACGCCCAGGATTTGAGCTACTTACCGCTCATGCTGGAGCTGCAACAGCGCTACGAGGGCAAGTTACGGGTGCAGACCGTGGTAAGCCGGGAAACGGTCTCAGGCTCGCTGACCGGGCGCGTGCCGGCGCTGATTGAGAGCGGCGCGCTGGAAGAGGCGATCGGGCTGCCGATGGACACCGCGACCAGCCACGTGATGCTGTGCGGCAACCCGCAGATGGTGCGCGATACGCAGCAGTTGCTCAAAGATACGCGCCAGATGGCGAAACACCTGCGCCGCCGTCCGGGACATATGACGGCGGAGCACTACTGGTAA
- a CDS encoding glutathione S-transferase: MKLIGSYTSPFVRKISVMLLEKGIVFEFVNESPYAEQNGMAQYNPLGKVPALVTDDGETWFDSPIIAQYIELLDAQPALVPQEPRAALKVRQLEALADGIMDAALVSVREQARPAEQQSENELLRQREKINRGLDALEGYAADGTLKADELTLATIATACAIGYLNFRRVAPGWCAQRPHLVKLVEALFARDSFARTEPPSA; the protein is encoded by the coding sequence ATGAAACTTATCGGTAGTTACACCAGCCCGTTTGTGCGCAAAATCTCCGTCATGTTGCTCGAAAAAGGCATTGTGTTTGAATTCGTGAATGAGTCACCGTATGCCGAACAGAACGGCATGGCGCAGTACAACCCGCTCGGCAAAGTGCCGGCGCTGGTGACTGACGACGGCGAAACCTGGTTTGATTCGCCTATCATCGCGCAGTATATCGAGCTGCTGGACGCGCAACCGGCGCTGGTGCCGCAAGAGCCGCGCGCGGCGCTGAAAGTGCGCCAGCTGGAGGCGCTTGCCGACGGTATTATGGACGCGGCGCTGGTCTCGGTACGCGAGCAGGCGCGCCCGGCGGAACAGCAATCGGAAAACGAACTGCTGCGCCAGCGGGAGAAAATCAACCGTGGCCTCGACGCGCTGGAAGGGTATGCGGCTGACGGCACGCTGAAGGCCGACGAACTGACGCTCGCCACCATCGCCACCGCCTGCGCCATCGGCTATCTCAACTTCCGTCGCGTGGCGCCGGGCTGGTGCGCGCAGCGTCCGCATCTGGTGAAACTGGTAGAAGCGCTCTTTGCCCGCGACAGCTTCGCGCGTACCGAGCCGCCCAGCGCCTGA
- the glpX gene encoding class II fructose-bisphosphatase, with protein MKRELAIEFSRVTEAAALAGYKWLGRGDKNLADGAAVNAMRIMLNKVDIDGQIVIGEGEIDEAPMLYIGEKVGTGNGDAVDIAVDPIEGTRMTAMGQANALAVLAVGDKGSFLNAPDMYMEKLIVGPGAKGVIDLNLPLEQNLKNIAAALNKPLSELTVTILAKPRHDAVIAQMQQLGVRVFAIPDGDVAASILTCMPDSEVDVLYGIGGAPEGVVSAAVIRALDGDMQGRLLARHVVKGDTPENRRIGEQELARCQAMGITAGNVLKLDEMAHNDNVIFSATGITKGDLLDGITRKGNIATTETLLIRGKSRTIRRIQSIHYLDRKDPEIQTHIL; from the coding sequence ATGAAACGAGAACTTGCCATCGAATTTTCACGCGTCACCGAAGCGGCGGCGCTGGCCGGGTACAAGTGGCTGGGACGCGGCGATAAAAACCTCGCTGACGGCGCGGCCGTTAACGCCATGCGCATTATGCTCAATAAAGTCGATATCGACGGGCAGATTGTGATTGGCGAAGGCGAAATCGATGAAGCGCCGATGCTCTATATCGGCGAGAAGGTCGGCACCGGCAACGGCGACGCGGTTGATATCGCGGTCGATCCTATCGAAGGCACGCGCATGACGGCGATGGGCCAGGCCAACGCGCTGGCGGTGCTGGCGGTGGGCGATAAAGGCAGCTTCCTGAACGCGCCCGATATGTATATGGAAAAGCTGATTGTCGGCCCTGGCGCGAAAGGCGTTATCGATCTCAACCTGCCGCTTGAGCAGAACCTGAAGAACATCGCCGCGGCGCTCAATAAACCGCTTAGTGAACTCACCGTCACCATTCTCGCCAAGCCGCGCCACGATGCGGTTATCGCACAGATGCAGCAGCTCGGCGTGCGCGTTTTCGCGATTCCTGACGGCGACGTGGCGGCGTCTATTCTCACCTGTATGCCGGACAGCGAAGTGGACGTGCTTTACGGCATCGGCGGCGCGCCGGAAGGCGTGGTGTCGGCGGCAGTGATCCGCGCGCTGGATGGCGATATGCAGGGCCGCCTGCTGGCGCGCCACGTTGTGAAAGGCGACACGCCGGAAAACCGCCGCATCGGCGAGCAGGAGCTGGCGCGCTGTCAGGCGATGGGCATCACGGCGGGCAACGTGCTGAAACTGGATGAAATGGCGCACAACGATAACGTGATTTTCTCAGCGACCGGCATCACCAAAGGCGATCTGCTGGATGGCATCACCCGCAAGGGCAATATCGCTACCACCGAGACGCTGCTGATCCGCGGTAAATCGCGCACCATTCGCCGCATTCAGTCGATTCACTATCTTGACCGCAAAGACCCGGAGATCCAGACACACATTCTTTAA
- the mtlD gene encoding mannitol-1-phosphate 5-dehydrogenase: MKALHFGAGNIGRGFIGKLLADAGIGLTFADVNQTVLDALNARHSYQVRVVGEQEQIDTVSGVDAVNSTSEDVVTLIATVDLVTTAVGPVVLERIAPAIAKGLALRKAQGNERPLNIIACENMVRGTSQLKTHVFNALAEGDKAWVESHIGFVDSAVDRIVPPSASAAHDPLEVTVETFSEWIVDKTQFKGDLPTIAGMELTDNLMAFVERKLFTLNTGHAITAYLGKQAGHQTIRDAILDEKIRLVVRGAMEESGAVLIKRYGFDDAKHAAYIEKILSRFENPYLKDDVERVGRQPLRKLSAGDRLIKPLLGTLEYGLPHQNLVLGIAAAMHFRSEDDPQAQELAQLIADKGPQAALAQISGLDANSDVVASAVNAYNATA; the protein is encoded by the coding sequence ATGAAAGCATTACATTTTGGCGCAGGTAATATTGGTCGTGGCTTTATTGGCAAACTGCTCGCTGACGCAGGCATCGGCCTGACGTTCGCCGACGTGAACCAGACGGTACTGGACGCGTTAAACGCGCGTCACAGCTATCAGGTGCGCGTGGTGGGCGAGCAGGAGCAGATTGATACCGTTTCCGGCGTGGATGCGGTTAACAGCACCAGCGAGGATGTCGTGACGCTTATCGCCACGGTCGATCTGGTGACGACCGCCGTTGGCCCGGTGGTACTGGAGCGCATCGCTCCGGCGATTGCCAAAGGCCTGGCGCTGCGTAAAGCGCAGGGCAACGAACGCCCGCTCAATATCATCGCCTGTGAAAACATGGTGCGCGGCACCAGCCAACTGAAAACGCACGTCTTTAACGCGCTCGCAGAGGGCGATAAAGCCTGGGTGGAAAGCCACATCGGTTTTGTTGACTCCGCCGTTGACCGTATCGTGCCGCCGTCGGCATCCGCCGCGCACGATCCGCTGGAAGTCACCGTGGAAACCTTCAGCGAGTGGATTGTCGATAAAACCCAGTTCAAAGGCGATTTGCCGACCATTGCAGGTATGGAGCTGACCGACAATCTGATGGCATTTGTTGAACGCAAGCTCTTCACCCTGAACACCGGGCATGCTATAACCGCCTACCTCGGAAAACAGGCCGGCCATCAGACCATTCGCGACGCGATTCTGGATGAGAAAATTCGTCTGGTGGTACGCGGCGCGATGGAAGAGAGCGGCGCGGTGCTGATTAAGCGCTACGGCTTTGATGACGCGAAACATGCCGCGTATATCGAGAAGATCCTTAGCCGTTTTGAAAACCCGTACCTGAAAGACGATGTGGAGCGCGTTGGCCGTCAGCCGCTGCGCAAACTGAGCGCAGGCGACCGTCTGATCAAGCCGCTGCTGGGCACGCTGGAATATGGCCTGCCGCATCAGAATCTGGTGCTGGGTATCGCCGCCGCGATGCATTTCCGCAGCGAAGACGATCCGCAGGCGCAGGAGCTGGCGCAGCTTATCGCTGACAAAGGCCCACAGGCCGCGCTGGCGCAGATTTCCGGTCTGGACGCCAACAGCGATGTCGTGGCTTCGGCAGTAAACGCGTATAACGCAACAGCGTAA
- a CDS encoding YiiQ family protein, producing the protein MKPLFYLLFLTLPLAACFADAETDPDTLTPTAPYLLPGSPTFDLSISQFRERFNADNPTLPLNEFRAIDVKGDKINLMRAASKINENLYASTALERGTLKIKSIQITWLPIQGPEQKAAKAKALEYMAALLRSFTPKISKAQSQQRLTRLLTEGKGKRYFSQAEGAIRYIVADSGEKGLTFAVEPIKLALSQTLEGSNK; encoded by the coding sequence ATGAAGCCGCTGTTTTATCTTCTTTTTCTGACGCTGCCGCTGGCGGCGTGCTTCGCTGATGCCGAAACCGACCCGGATACGCTGACGCCGACCGCGCCCTATCTGCTGCCCGGCTCGCCTACCTTTGATCTCTCCATTTCCCAGTTTCGCGAACGCTTCAACGCCGACAACCCCACGCTCCCGCTTAATGAATTTCGCGCCATCGACGTGAAAGGCGACAAAATCAATCTGATGCGCGCAGCCAGCAAGATTAATGAAAATCTCTATGCCTCCACGGCGCTGGAGCGCGGCACGCTCAAAATCAAAAGTATCCAGATAACCTGGCTGCCCATTCAGGGGCCGGAGCAGAAAGCGGCGAAAGCCAAAGCGCTGGAGTATATGGCGGCGCTACTGCGGAGTTTCACGCCGAAAATCAGCAAAGCGCAAAGCCAGCAGCGGCTGACGCGCTTGCTTACCGAGGGCAAGGGCAAACGCTACTTCAGCCAGGCCGAAGGCGCGATTCGCTATATTGTCGCAGACAGCGGCGAAAAAGGTCTTACCTTCGCGGTTGAACCGATTAAGCTTGCGTTATCGCAAACGCTGGAAGGGAGCAATAAATGA
- a CDS encoding DUF805 domain-containing protein, translating into MTLQQWLFSFKGRIGRRDFWVWMALWVASMIILFTLTGNDLLNTQTAAFMLVCLLWPTAAVVVKRLHDRGKSGAWALLMILAWMLLAGNWAVLGGVWQWAMGRFIPTLIMVMMVLDLGAFLGTQGENKYGKDTLDVKYR; encoded by the coding sequence ATGACCCTTCAGCAGTGGTTGTTCTCTTTTAAAGGCCGGATTGGCCGCCGTGATTTCTGGGTATGGATGGCGCTCTGGGTGGCGTCGATGATTATCCTTTTTACCCTCACTGGCAATGATTTACTGAATACGCAGACCGCCGCGTTTATGCTGGTTTGTCTGCTCTGGCCGACGGCGGCAGTGGTAGTGAAACGCCTGCACGACCGCGGCAAATCCGGCGCGTGGGCGCTGTTAATGATCCTCGCGTGGATGCTGCTCGCCGGGAACTGGGCGGTGCTGGGCGGCGTCTGGCAGTGGGCCATGGGGCGCTTCATCCCGACGCTCATCATGGTGATGATGGTGCTGGACCTGGGCGCGTTTCTCGGCACCCAGGGCGAAAACAAATACGGCAAAGACACGCTGGATGTGAAGTACCGCTGA
- a CDS encoding PTS mannitol transporter subunit IICBA has protein sequence MSSDIKIKVQSFGRFLSNMVMPNIGAFIAWGIITALFIPTGWWPNETLAKLVGPMITYLLPLLIGYTGGKLVGGERGGVVGAITTMGVIVGADIPMFLGAMIAGPLGGFCIKKFDASVDGKIKSGFEMLVNNFSAGIIGMILAILAFLGIGPAVEVLSKVLAAGVNFMVVHDMLPLASIFVEPAKILFLNNAINHGIFSPLGIQQSHELGKSIFFLIEANPGPGMGILLAYMFFGRGSAKQSAGGAAIIHFLGGIHEIYFPYVLMNPRLIIAVILGGMTGVFCLTVLNGGLVSPASPGSILAVLAMTPKGAYFANLVAIFAAMAVSFVVAAILLKTSKVKEEDDIDAATRRMQDMKAQSKGAATAASADLSNDLSHVRKIIVACDAGMGSSAMGAGVLRKKVQDAGLSHISVTNSAINSLPGDVDLVITHRDLTERAMRQAPHAQHISLTNFLDSGLYAGLTERLVAAQRHTQNEEKVRTSLQDSFDANDSHLFKLSADNIFLGRHAANKEEAIRFAGEQLVKGGYVQPEYVDAMLEREKLTPTYLGESIAVPHGTVEAKDRVLKTGVVFCQYPQGVRFGEEEDDIARLVIGIAARNNEHIQVITSLTNALDDESVIERLAHTDSVDEVLALLSGKTVA, from the coding sequence ATGTCATCCGATATCAAGATCAAAGTGCAAAGCTTTGGTCGCTTTCTCAGCAATATGGTAATGCCTAACATCGGCGCGTTTATCGCCTGGGGTATTATCACCGCGTTATTTATTCCCACAGGATGGTGGCCAAACGAGACGCTGGCGAAGCTGGTCGGCCCGATGATCACTTACCTGCTGCCGCTGCTTATCGGTTATACCGGCGGTAAGCTGGTCGGCGGCGAGCGCGGCGGCGTGGTGGGCGCGATTACCACCATGGGCGTTATCGTCGGCGCGGATATCCCGATGTTCCTGGGCGCGATGATCGCAGGCCCGCTCGGCGGCTTCTGCATCAAGAAATTCGACGCCTCGGTCGACGGCAAAATCAAATCCGGCTTTGAAATGCTGGTGAACAACTTCTCCGCGGGCATCATCGGTATGATCCTCGCGATTCTGGCGTTCCTCGGCATTGGCCCGGCGGTAGAAGTGCTCTCCAAAGTGCTGGCCGCGGGCGTGAACTTCATGGTGGTTCACGACATGCTGCCGCTGGCGTCGATTTTCGTTGAACCAGCGAAAATCCTGTTCCTCAACAACGCCATCAACCACGGCATCTTCTCGCCGCTGGGCATTCAGCAGTCGCATGAACTCGGCAAATCTATTTTCTTCCTGATTGAAGCCAACCCCGGTCCGGGCATGGGCATCCTGCTGGCGTACATGTTCTTTGGTCGCGGCAGCGCGAAACAGTCTGCGGGCGGCGCGGCTATCATCCACTTCCTGGGCGGTATCCACGAAATCTACTTCCCGTATGTGCTGATGAACCCGCGTCTGATCATCGCCGTTATCCTGGGCGGTATGACCGGCGTATTCTGCCTGACCGTACTGAACGGCGGCCTGGTTTCTCCGGCGTCTCCGGGCTCTATCCTGGCGGTGCTGGCAATGACGCCGAAAGGCGCGTACTTCGCAAACCTGGTAGCGATTTTCGCCGCGATGGCCGTCTCTTTCGTAGTCGCCGCCATCCTGCTGAAAACCAGCAAAGTGAAAGAAGAAGACGATATCGATGCAGCGACCCGTCGCATGCAGGATATGAAAGCGCAGTCGAAAGGTGCCGCGACCGCAGCGAGCGCGGATCTGAGCAACGACCTGAGCCACGTGCGTAAAATCATCGTTGCCTGTGACGCCGGTATGGGTTCCAGTGCAATGGGCGCAGGCGTACTGCGTAAGAAAGTGCAGGACGCGGGCCTGAGCCATATTTCCGTCACCAACAGTGCGATCAACAGCCTGCCGGGCGATGTGGATCTGGTCATCACCCACCGCGATTTAACCGAGCGCGCCATGCGCCAGGCACCGCACGCGCAGCACATTTCTCTGACCAACTTCCTGGACAGTGGCCTGTACGCTGGCCTGACCGAACGTCTGGTGGCCGCGCAGCGTCATACGCAGAACGAAGAGAAAGTCCGCACCAGCCTGCAGGACAGCTTCGACGCCAACGACAGCCACCTGTTTAAGCTCAGCGCGGACAACATCTTCCTTGGCCGTCATGCGGCGAATAAAGAAGAGGCGATTCGCTTTGCGGGCGAGCAACTGGTGAAAGGCGGCTACGTGCAGCCGGAATATGTGGACGCAATGCTGGAGCGCGAAAAACTCACCCCGACTTATCTCGGCGAGTCTATCGCGGTTCCGCACGGCACCGTCGAAGCTAAAGATCGCGTGCTGAAAACCGGCGTCGTGTTCTGCCAGTATCCGCAGGGCGTGCGTTTCGGTGAAGAAGAAGATGATATCGCCCGTCTGGTGATTGGTATCGCGGCGCGTAATAACGAGCATATTCAGGTCATTACCAGCCTGACCAATGCGCTGGATGATGAAAGCGTGATTGAGCGCCTGGCGCACACCGACAGCGTCGATGAAGTGCTGGCGCTGCTTTCCGGTAAAACCGTGGCGTAA